The genomic stretch GTCTATCATGAGGAAGAGAAAAATAACCTTAGTCCTTATGACTTTAATTATTGGTTTGAGTACAGTGATAATTGGTTGTTCAAATATTAATAGTAACCAACTTCCAGAAGAAATGGATAAGATAAAATTAGAGGTTGTCTCCAAAAGTGAACTGCCAGAGGGAATCAACTATGCGATTAAACTGAAAAATGGCAGCTCGTTTACAATTAAACAAAATACCGTGTATATTAGTTACCCGGTGAATAATGGAAGCAGTGGGTATATGGCTAATCAAGCCAAAGTTCAAGCGGAAGGGAATAAGTTAGATATTCGTCCTGGTGAAGAAATTGCTTTGAGTGTATTTATTCCTAATGTTTTCGATAGTGAAAAAGTGGACCAAAATCGACTTCAATATGAAATAGAGGGTTATATCAACGAAGTGAAAGATTCAAATCATTTTGGACAGTCAGGCGGTGACTTGTTTAATTAGAAGCATTTAAGGGAGTTGCCACTACACATAACACGAGGATTCCCGCGAGGGTGCGGATAAAAGGGTATATGGGGTAAGCCGCACTATATATCCTCTGTCACAAGACTTGCAATTTAGGTGGCATGAAAGAAGCAAGTCTTGCGCCAGCCCTGTTGGGACGCTGCGGGACTCCTCGAGACGTTATATGAAATGGCTTGCATCTGTTTCTAATATGTCTATTGGGAGGACAGGGATGATAATTAGGAAATTCGAGTATCTTGATACTGAAGAAATAATTGAGATCTGGTACAACGTAAGTGTACTAGCCCACTCGTTTATTTCCAAGGAAGTGTGGGATTCATACAAGAGTGAGTTAAGAAATAAGTATCTACCAGCAGCTGAGACATGGGTTGCCGAGGAAAGTGGTAATTTGATTGGCTTTATATCATTACTTGAAAATTTTATTGGAGCATTATTCGTTATACCAACAAAGCAAGGAAAAGGAGTCGGTACAAAACTAACCGAACTGGCAAAACAAGAAAAGGAACATTTAAACGTTGGTGTATACAATAAGAATATTGATGCGAAAAGATTTTATATCAAAAGCGGATTCACATATCTAGGGGAGGAAGTTCAGCAGGAAACAGGGGAATTAGTTATAAATATGATATTTGAGTAAGGCGAACCGGCCACTTCAGCTAACGGAGGAGTCCCGCAATTAGAGAATGATGCATGTGTTGGGACGCAGCGCGTCTATGCGCGTATTACGGAGTGTGGTTGCTGGTGCGCACTATGTAATAAGGTTTGTAGAGGTGATAAATTGAATAAGATAGAAAAACGGTTATTAAACCTAGCAATAGGTGAATTTGCAGCCCTATGTGCATTTATTTTTGTATTTAGAACACTAAATCTAGGAATGGCTAGTTTAATAGGATTTTCATATCTCATAATTATATTGTTACAAGGAAGTTTGTATTGGTCTTATAGATATATATTGTTGATTAGAAAAGAGAGTACTAGTCTTTATGCTATAAAAATTCTTAGGGTTTTAAGGCATTTAAACATGATTTTGATAGTAGTGATAACTATCTTAATGTCTATTATTAGTAGCAAAGATAATGATTTATTAATTGGTATTGGATTATTTCTATTCGGAATAGTTGAGTATATAAACTATTATTGGTATAGGTTAAGCTATGGGAAATCAGGATTTAATATCAGAATATTACTAGGCAAAAAACTACAAAAATCTAGCATAAACAAGTTGATTAGCAAATAGTGTTAAGACACATGATTCTTATATTGAGTACTAAAAATATGCGGAGGCTCAAGGGCCGCCGTCCTTGGCGCGGATTATTCATGTTTGTGAGGGGGTGAGTTTATGGATGATTTTACAAAGAAAGATATGGAGGAAGCACTTCGAGCCATAACTTTAATGATAAGCAAGACTAAGAATACAAAAGAAAAATTTGTACAAGGCACTTCTCAGCATACTTTACAGAAGAACAGGCTAAAAGCGCTAAATATAGCTTCGTCATTGATATCAAAAGAATTAGCAGAGAGTGATGTTATGGATTATTATACAAAAGAGGATTTAGAAAACGCGCTTGCACCAATAGCTTCTCTGATTAGCAAATCTGAAAAGGCAAACGAAAAATTAGCGCAAGGTACTTGGCAGCATACGATGCTAAGCAATAATATTAAAGCACTCTATATAGCTTCGCCATTGTTAATGAAGGCATTGAGCGAGTCCCACAACTTAGAATAGATGCAATGTAATAAGACGCTGCGTAAGCAAAAGACCTCGCATTCTTGCGCGGGTTTTCTTCGGGAATATCTTTATGTCTATTTCGTATTAGTAGGATTAAAGAGCTACAGATGATTTGTGTTGGGGGAGCAAAAATGAGTTATAAAATTGTTGCGTATTAGAATCCATATATAAAGGAGTTTAAATTGAAAAGATTATATCTTATACCCCTTCCGGCAATTATTATTGGGTCGTTAGCAATGTATATGAATGGAGTTTCAACGATTATTTGGAGTCAAAATATCTTTGCTTCATTGATAGCGGTGATACTTTCGGATCTTATATCACGAAAAACTAAAATCATAGGCAGTATTTTTAGTATCCCATTCGTTATACTGCTCTTATTGTTTGCTTTTTTCGACTTAGGTTTAGAAGGTGTCCACAGATGGGTATCTATTGGCCCCATAAGATTCTACATAGCAAGCATAGTATTACCTATCTTGATTATTGGGTTATGGAAAATTACAAAAAGGTTCAACTGGTGGATTCCGACTATAATTACAATGGGAGTGTCCCTACTACTAGCTTTACAACCTGACGCTTCTCAATCTACTGCTTTTATAATTCCGATGGCCATTATTTTATTTAATAAGGCAAGTAAAAGTCGTTATCGCTTAAGTGTTTCGTTTTTATTTTCTCTAATTATAATCCTTTCGTGGCTGTACTTAGATAATCTGCCCCCAGTACCTTATGTTGAAGAAATAGTTAAAATGGTAGCCAATATGGGTGTTGTATGGTTTGTTTTTGGAATCACGTCTCTTGTAATACTGCCATTGCCATTTTTCTTATTTCCACCGAAAAATGCTAAGTTGCCCGCAAAATGTCTTGGATTATACTTCGCAATTATTTTGATTTCCACACTATTTGGTAATTTTCCAGTTCCAATAATGGGATATGGAACTTCTCCGATAATCGGTTATTTTGTTGCTATTGCTTGGCTTATCAATGCTGAACCTAATTCGTAATTTCTTGAATTGCGTAACTAAAAGATACGGAGGCTCAAGGGGCCGCCGCCCATGGCGGGATTTAGACGAGAGAAACTTGAACAACGTATTTTCGCACATGCAGAATTAAGTGAAGCAAACACAGAAATAAAGGTGAAACGATGTCCGTTATAGTTATAGAAGGAGGTAATAAAATGCTTATTTTCCCAGCAGTTATTTCTCCCACGGTTGCAACTATTAGTGTTTTAATACCCTTTATTTTAGTACCTGCTGCTTTGATCACATTTGTGGTATGGATGATTAGAAAGATCAACAGAATTGACGAAAAACTTATGGATATTCAGGAAAAATTGAAGGACAGATAGGGTTCTGTTACGCAGTAGCTACTTTAACCGGCTTACCTTCGTTTATTTTGCGAAAAGTTTGGAGTCAATCGATAGGGAAAGGATACGTTGAATGAAGATTACCATAAGGCAAGAAACAAAAAGAGATTATCAAACAACAGAGGATATCGTTAAGAAAGCATTCAAAGATGCTGAATACAGTGACCAAAAGGAGCAGTTCTTGGTAAGTAGATTGAGAAATAGTAAAGTTTTCGTTCCAGAGCTATCTCTTATAGGTGAGGTTGACGGGGAGTTTATCGGGCATATCATGCTTACTAAGCTAATCATCGAGAATGATGAAAGGGAGTATGAAACATTAGCACTAGCTCCTGTCTCTGTTTTGCCAGAGTATCAGAATAAAGGTATTGGAAGTAAGATGATCAATGAAGGGCTGAGAATTGCTAAGGAATTGGGTTTCAAGTCAGTCATTGTTCTTGGACATGAAAAGTATTATCCTCGATTTGGATTTAGGCCAGCGAGCAGATGGAATATTAAGGCCCCTTTTGATGTGCCTGATGAATCGTTTATGGCATTGGAACTCGAAACCGGTAGTCTTGCTGAGGTTATAGGAACGGTCGTATATCCCCAAGAATTCTTTGAATGATTCGTAAGACTATAGGCAAATACAAGGGGCCGACGTCCTGTCGCCCTCTGAGTCTGGGGCGCGCGGCTTTATATAACAGCCAGTTCCCGTCACTTGAAGGATGATGAATATGGTTAGGGTGCGGCGGGAACCCGCAGGACGTTATCTGTCATTCGTATTTCGGAGATGAATTTGAGGTCTGATTTTGAGTTGAGGTTTTGGATTTGGTGTCTTGGAGGGATTAAGGATATGAAGGTAAAAATGATTACGGTTATTGTTTTAATACTAGCCCTATCTGGTTTAGTAGGATGTGCTGAGAAGAAATATCCAGAAGATGCTGTTGCATTAGTTAATGGAGTAATCATAAATGAACAAGAAATCGAAAAAGAAATAGCTGAAAGAAAGATGGTCATAGCGATTGGGGAAAAGATTAGATCGCTTGAAGCAAATAGTTTAACACCAAAAGAAGCCTTGATTCAATCGTTAAATATCACGGAAGATGAATTCAATTCGGAACAAATAAGATATATAGAGTCAACGGAAAGAGCAACATCAAAATTGCTTAGTAGTAATGAAGCGTTTAATATTCTGCTAAGGGAAGAGATTTATTACCAAGAGGCAGTGAAACAAGGGTACGAGGTTTCCGTTGATGAGGCCAAACAGATATTAGTAGAAAGTAATAAGGTGTCCAATGAAGTATTAAACGATGATGAAGAAGTATTAAGGAAACAAAATGAAATAACTAAATCTATTACTGATATTTATAAGCAATATGGATTTGAATCAGAAGAAGATTATCTAAATCAACGAATAGATAAATCTGCTCAGGCAATGACAATTAGTAGAATGAAAGGTCAATTTTCTAAAGTAATAACCGATAAGCTACCTGATTCAGATGGTGTTCAATTAAGTATGGATATCAGTAATTCATGGGATGATTATGGAGAGTTTCTCCTAGATAAGTCCAAGGTTAAGGTTCTTAACACAAAGTACAGTACGGAATTGTATGGTAAACCCTGGGGTTATGGCCTTTTAGACTTAAAGTAGATATTCAAGGGAACGGCGAACGACGGATAACAGGCATTTCCCAAAACCGAGAATAGATGAATGTAGTATGACGTGTCGGGGACTATGGTAACTTTATGCTGCACAAACAACAAGGAAGCGAGTTTTTCAAAGGGTACCAGAAGGTAATAACTAAACGGCAGTATATTTCTATTTCTATTGCCCTAGTGACATATATCATTATGGTTTTCATACCGAAGCTCTTATAAGGTTGAGAATCTAGCTAATAAGGTTATTGCGTAGTTTATTATGATATGACGTTATACAAAATAGGCGTGTCAGAGGTAAGCGTCAAACAAGTCGGTGTATAGAAAAAGGGTAAAAACCAGTATAAACTAAGTTTTTACCCTATTTGCAGACAGCCTGTACATCTGGACTCCACGGCAGATAATCTTCAAGAAATTCTGGGTATTGACCGAACTGCACCCCGGGCAACTCTTTAAAGATGAAACAAAGATATTTATAGGGATTCAGGCCATTGGCCTTAGCCGCTTCAATCATGCTGTAAACGGCAGCGCTAGCAGTTGCTCCTTTCGGGCTTCCACTAAACAGCCAGTTCTTTCGTCCGATCGTAAAGGGGCGGATGCTGTTTTCAGCTAAGTTGTTCGAGATGGAGCAGTTTCCATCCAACAGATAATTGATCAATTCCTGTTTATGGTTTATGGCGTAATTAAGAGCTTGCCCCAGTTTAGATTTAGGGAGAACCTTTTTCTTATTGTAATCTACCCATGCCCAAAAGGCCTCCAAAACAGGTTGCTCCTGTTTCAGACGCTCGGATTGTCGCTCTTCCCTTGAACACCCTTCAAGAGTCTTCTCTATCTCAAAGAGCTCATTACAGAATCGAACTCCATCGCTTACCAAAGTGGCTTCCGGGCTATGGATATCCTTCGGCAGGGCATCAACGAAATTCCTTCGAACATGAGCCCAGCACAGGCATCGCGTGATTCCCTCCACCTTTTGGTAGCCTGAGTAGGCATCCGAGTGGAGGTATCCCTTAAATCCTTTCAGGAATTTCTGAGGATATTTACCACTTCTGCCTGGTTGGTACTCGAAGATCCGGATGGGATGCTTACAGTGTTTGCTCGTACTGTAAACCCACATGTAAGAATCCGTGGTATTCTTTCGGCCCTCTTCGTTGAGGACTTGAACCGGAGTTTCGTCAGCATGCAGGAAGTTTTCCTCCAAGAGCTTCTGATGCATCCGTTGCAAAAGCGGGGTCAGCCAATCTCGGGCTGCGACCATGATCCAATTGGCCATGGTGGCACGGCTTAATTCAACGCCCAGCGTCTTCCACTCCTTTTCCTGACGGTACAGAGGAAGCGCGTTGACAAACTTCTGATGCATCACCCAAGCTACTGTGGAGGGAGATGCCATGGAGTGTTGAATGACTGGCGAAGGTACAGGTGCTTTCTCCATATAGGGCAAGTTATTCTTACGGCAGCTACGGCACTCGAAGGTTTCGCGGTAAATATCGATTACTCTTACTTTTGCAGGGATGAATTCAATTTCGGTTCTCACGAACTCTTCTCCCACAGAGACCAGTGTCGTCTGACACTCTTCGCAGGACCGGTCATCTTCTAAGAGAGTACAGAACCGCTTTTCATGGGGAAGGTCTTTCAAAAGTTCCTTACGCTGACCGTCGAATTTCTTTCTCTGGTACCCCTCGACTTGCTTAAGGTCCGGTTCCACAGCCTTAGGATTAGATTCCGTTTCTGCTTCATCAAAAAGAGACATCTGTCCCACAGAAAGGACGGATGTCTTCTCAGAGCTTCGACCAAAGAGTTTACGGGTCAGATGATGAACGGTTTCATGAAGAAGTTTGTTTTCCTTCTCTAGTTCGGTGATGCGGTTTTCAAGAGTTTTTACCGATTTTACTTCACTCATCAGCCCTAAATCCTTTGCGTTTCTCACTGCATTTAGTATAGCATGAAAACGCCATAAAGTCCAGTAACCATGCAGGTTTGGGCCATTTCTTTATACCGAAAAGCAGCCTGTGGAATCCCACTTTTTCACGGCCTTAGGCTGATCAATAGACA from Desulfitobacterium dichloroeliminans LMG P-21439 encodes the following:
- a CDS encoding GNAT family N-acetyltransferase, whose product is MKWLASVSNMSIGRTGMIIRKFEYLDTEEIIEIWYNVSVLAHSFISKEVWDSYKSELRNKYLPAAETWVAEESGNLIGFISLLENFIGALFVIPTKQGKGVGTKLTELAKQEKEHLNVGVYNKNIDAKRFYIKSGFTYLGEEVQQETGELVINMIFE
- a CDS encoding cell division protein; amino-acid sequence: MKRLYLIPLPAIIIGSLAMYMNGVSTIIWSQNIFASLIAVILSDLISRKTKIIGSIFSIPFVILLLLFAFFDLGLEGVHRWVSIGPIRFYIASIVLPILIIGLWKITKRFNWWIPTIITMGVSLLLALQPDASQSTAFIIPMAIILFNKASKSRYRLSVSFLFSLIIILSWLYLDNLPPVPYVEEIVKMVANMGVVWFVFGITSLVILPLPFFLFPPKNAKLPAKCLGLYFAIILISTLFGNFPVPIMGYGTSPIIGYFVAIAWLINAEPNS
- a CDS encoding GNAT family N-acetyltransferase, with product MKITIRQETKRDYQTTEDIVKKAFKDAEYSDQKEQFLVSRLRNSKVFVPELSLIGEVDGEFIGHIMLTKLIIENDEREYETLALAPVSVLPEYQNKGIGSKMINEGLRIAKELGFKSVIVLGHEKYYPRFGFRPASRWNIKAPFDVPDESFMALELETGSLAEVIGTVVYPQEFFE
- the tnpC gene encoding IS66 family transposase, whose protein sequence is MSEVKSVKTLENRITELEKENKLLHETVHHLTRKLFGRSSEKTSVLSVGQMSLFDEAETESNPKAVEPDLKQVEGYQRKKFDGQRKELLKDLPHEKRFCTLLEDDRSCEECQTTLVSVGEEFVRTEIEFIPAKVRVIDIYRETFECRSCRKNNLPYMEKAPVPSPVIQHSMASPSTVAWVMHQKFVNALPLYRQEKEWKTLGVELSRATMANWIMVAARDWLTPLLQRMHQKLLEENFLHADETPVQVLNEEGRKNTTDSYMWVYSTSKHCKHPIRIFEYQPGRSGKYPQKFLKGFKGYLHSDAYSGYQKVEGITRCLCWAHVRRNFVDALPKDIHSPEATLVSDGVRFCNELFEIEKTLEGCSREERQSERLKQEQPVLEAFWAWVDYNKKKVLPKSKLGQALNYAINHKQELINYLLDGNCSISNNLAENSIRPFTIGRKNWLFSGSPKGATASAAVYSMIEAAKANGLNPYKYLCFIFKELPGVQFGQYPEFLEDYLPWSPDVQAVCK